The Zingiber officinale cultivar Zhangliang chromosome 2A, Zo_v1.1, whole genome shotgun sequence genomic sequence AGACAgtggaatcgattggtcaatcaattccgGAGACTTATGTGAGAGAACAAAACGATTCTAGATCGATAAGCTAATTGATCCATATGCTCTTaattgattagccaatcgattgggagatgacCGTAGTGTAGGTGCGAGATCGGACGGCTAGGAATGCAGAAgatctgatgtggcaatcgattgggagtaagcccAATCGATTAGAAGCCCTAGATCACGAAGGATAAAGTCGTTGTTGATGTTTAAACGCACAACAACTCTCTTGTTCCCATCATCCTCCTCCGTAAATTCCCAGTCGGTCATAGACCACAGACAAGTCGGGTCCTCAGGGTTGAACCCCGAGCTAGGGTTTTTACTAGTTCCTATTCGGCTACCCACTGCTCATGTTATCAAGGCTCAGTCGCTGTATATGTCCTCGGTCACAACGCCAGACAATACCCAACCGGCTCTGCATCGGTCGAGTCATGCAAGCTTAGTCCTCGGTCACAATCTCAGATAATTCCCGGTCGGTTCTACATAGCTCATTCCTTTCCTCTCGACCAGCCATAGTCCATGGATAGCCCCTGACCGGTGGCACACGACCAAGGGCATCAGGGCTCAATCCTTGAACCACATTAGAATAATCATCTCAAGCTATATACGGTTGAACTTGGACAGGATGGATAGCATTAAGCGACAATAGTGACAGAAAATCGTAATTTTCTATCAGAGAATAATTGTCAtaagtcagggaatattccagtgtTCTGTCACACGCTAAGAGTGGAACCTCCATCCTCCCTATGGGAGGCTGCCGGACATCCTCTTTCACTCGACACGCCCTGACACCCAACATTCTCTGGCAGCGTGCAGGCACAAAAGGCAGGCACAGTCGtataaaaagggagatcctcTTCATTGGTCAGGTACGCGCACATCTGCACGCATCTTCAGcagttctttcttcttccttcatacACTGCTTCGTcagaaaaaggacctgacttgagcgtcggaaagtCTGCGCCAGGGACCTCTTCCCTGATTTTTGGTCTCTAATGCTCCGTGTGCATATCTGGGTGTGTGCAGGGTCCAAGTACCACTGATTCCGTTATCACCGCCCTGTGGTTCCACGCGGGGGGTCTCGGTTTCGAAAAACGCAGATAAGGTGTGTTAAAGTCATCGCTCCGTCAACGCCGACGCCACCTTCGCTGGCCTTCGTCTGACTCACCTTCCGAACAGAATCAATTTGGCACCGTATTTGGGGAACTTCTCCACATGTTCTGgaacgagaagatggaggacaTCGGTAAGATTAATGTAACAATGACAACCGGAAAATACAAGTTGTTCAAAGAAGTCAAGAGACGAGCCGCCTCCGAGAGGTAGACTGATGATTCACGGCCACAAAAGACACGAGAtcggatcctctggtccgcaaattgtGGACCATGGGATGATCTACTTTTTTGGACCCTTGATTTAGATGGATCCCACCTATTTACAGGTggagtccatccaaatcaaggatCCTCATGCAATAGACCATTCCCCGGTCCGGAATTTATGGATCAGAAGATCCCAACTAAAAAGACACCCGCGACCTTGAAGGACATGACCCATGTTTCAGATAGAGAGTCTAAGAGGAAACAAATAGGAGACTTCTCTTGAGTTTTTTTATCGCAATCCTAGCTGAGAAAGCAACAACAAGAAAAACAATATCAGAACTCTATTACAATATAGAGAattgtgatatatatataatttcattaagtggtattattaaaaaaaattagactaGGTCAAGtgtaaattaaattcaaaagagtttttattaattaaaaatggataaaatatttaacttttcgTTTTTATCTTCCACGTCATGTGTTAGAGGAAGaactatttaataattatttggaAAGCaactttcttttatttattactataaatatattattaaaaataattttattttttaaaataataataataataataataaaagaatctACTATTTTATAAATgtgttttagaaaaaaaaatcataatcgaCTGTATAATAGAGCTCCATTTATGAAAAGAAATAGTAATTTGATTCTCTATTTGTACATGTACATCTTCAGGATGACGGGAGGGTGGAGTTGAGGGTAACGTTGAGGGTAAAGACATACTAGGACGAGCCGGTAAGCAAATCCGAATTGTACAAATGGTCTGACAGGAGGTAGGGTGGCTGATATCCACCGAGAGCCAACTGGGAATTAAGGTAAACATCGAACACTCGCGTGGTGTTCAGAGGAAGGAGCTCCACCTCGGTGAAGTGCAAGGCAAAGTAGAACTCGAGCATCGTCGTGCATCGGTAAAGTATAATGAAAGGAAAGTGTTAGCGTCGGTTGTCGCCGCTACCGTTTGGAAGGCGAGACTGATCGCCATTGATGTGGTCCACACCTGCACCGGCCTCCAGAGGGTCGTCTCATCTGGATACCTTTATTATAGGAttttcataaaataaataaaattaatttaagcaaaataaaaaaattaaagaaaattatcgTCAGTCAGTCAAGAGACACACAAAcaaaagcaaaaacaaaaagaaaagagaaaatgttGCTGAAAATTCCATTATATGtgctattatatttttttattgtctATTTTCTATTTCAgtagaataaaaaataataataaaaaaaaagaaaaaaagggggCCAATTGGACTGGCCGGTCCATAAATCAAACAGAGGCGCGATTTCATAcagaataaaaaatgaaaataaataaaaagaagaagaaaacgctttgagtttttttttttcaaaaataaaagccGAAAATTTTAAATCGCATTCAAAATCCTCCCGTTTCCTCCCTCGCTGGCTCGTTGCCGTCCTCCGTCCGCGTTCCTCGTCTTTCTtgtttcctctctcttttcctctcGATTTAAAACCCTACCCGGCCACCGACATCATTCCGATTCCATTTCCTCCTCCGTCGGAAATGTTGGTTCGCTCCGCCGCCGAGGCGATCTCGGTGATCGTGACCATTTTGGCGGTCCTCTCTCCCTCCCCGGCCTGCGCCGTCGGCTCCGCGTCTACCAAAGAGGAGTCTCCGCCAATGCTACAGTTCGCTCCATGGGGGTGGATAGCTTTGGCGATCCTCGGGTCCGTCAGTGTATTTGCCTGtctctgcttcattctctgttgCATTTTCAGGCGCGAGAACGGCGGACCTCACACCGAGCATCCCTCTGGGACGGGCGGCTTATCATCGTCGCAGTCTCAAATCTTCCGGCGCCAGGGGACGCCGGTGATGGAGCGCCGGAGCAGCCCGTTCGACCAGGCCGGCCCGTCCGACCGGGCCGGCCCATCCTCCTTCAACGACCGGCCCGTGGAGTTCAGCTTTGAGGAGCTCGCAGCTGCCACCAACAATTTCTCCTGGGAGAACATAATTGGGGGTGGCAGCTTCGGCACCGTATACAAGGGGAAGCTCATCGACCGGCGTAAGGTTGCAATTAAGCGGAAGGAGTGGATGCCGCGCACGAACTCACAGAACAAGGAGCGAGTCTTCCAGTCGGTGGtcgactctctctctctcctccgcCACAAGAACGTGATAGGGTTGGTGGGCTActgcaaggaggaggaggagctccTCCTGGTCTACGAGTATATGAAGAATGGAACTCTCTACGACTATCTCCACCCTAAGAACGGCGAAGAATCCGGCGCGTTGAACTCATGGAAGAGCAGGATCACTGTCCTGCTCGACGCCGCACAGGGAATAAAGTTCGTCCACAGCTTTACCGAGCCGCAGATCATCCACCGCGACATCACGTCCTTGAACATTTTGCTGGACGCGAACTGGGTCGCTCGGCTGTCGGGCTTCAGTTTCGCTGGGCCCGAGTCGGAGGAGGAATTGTGGGCGCCGAGCAACGTCGGTTACATGGACCCTGAAAACTACTGTTTCAATTTACAGAGCGACGTCTACAGCTTCGGCATTGTGATGCTCGAGGTCCTCACCGGCCGCAAGGCCATGGAATATGATGACTGGAAACCCATCAACATTGTCGAACACGCCATGCCTTTACTTGAGGCCGGCAAGTTGCTTGATGCCCGAGTCGGACAACCCTTGCAGCATGAGGCCAAGGCTGTGGAGCAGGTGCTGAATATCGCCGTCAGCTGCGTGGGCAAGGCGCACCTGCGGCCGAGCATGACCGACATTGTCTTCAACCTCGAAAGCGCCCTTGTCTCTCTTCAGTAGAGTCACACACCATTTCCCGTTCCAACATGTCAGACTGAGCATTAGATTTCCTTTTACTGTAAATGCATTCTTCAAATTCAGCTCAGAATTTTAATAATTGATACCAAGTACTATATCTGTCCTAGGCATCATTTCTATTACTTGATGCCTTTTCCAACATTCATTTCTtccacttcttttcctttttgatgaAGGTGGTCTACTGTTGGTCTCTTTTTTGTGCTTAATGTGAAGTATTTCTTTCATTGGTGGCTACAATGTTGTGTTCTCGTATTAGACACATTCTTATCATTAAGTCATATATTCTTCCTTGCAAAGATTCAATATAATTCACTTCTAGATGGCTATCAATATTTATGATTCATTTTTGTTTATAGTAGTAATCTTCAGTTCTGTGAAACATCTCTTTCTGCATCTCTTAAATTTGATTGATATGTATTTTCTTAAACATTCCAATGTTTTTTTTTGGGTCTACATTGGTttcacaataatttttttttttagatatttgaAGGAAAAGCATATAGACTATAGTACCCTTGAATTGATGTTGTTAATTGTTCCCAAGCTAATATTAACAAGAATGTGGATAAGATTGCTGCTAGGCGGAGGGAAAGGGGGTATTTTACTAATACACCCGAATACAAGCATCTAGCGTACAGGATGGGCTCAAAATATATATTTAGGGAAGGTCATGTCAAAGGTATAGCAAGTTTCTTTGGAAATTTTTAGCAATTGGTTCTAGCTTTGAGTTAGTTGTCTTTGCCAAGTAATATgaataatttcataatttttcctGCAGAAACATGTCTTCTAGTGGATTGACTGGAAACATATCAGATTCTTTTGATTTGCTTGATGCCTCTGAGTACTTGTAAGGATTTTGCCTGTTGTCCTGTTGTTTAAAGCTAGTTGGTTTTGGTGTTAATTTACAGAGACCGTCATATTTTCTTGGTAAATTATGGTGTCTTTTAGTAAGTTACTTTTGGTGTTAATTTCCCCATGTTCTCTTGACAAGGAAAATACATTATGACAGAATCAGTTAGATCTGCTATGGACTTCTTTTATCTGTTATGTTATATTTTAGGGACTTGTCTGACAATATTTTAACCGGGGAAGTACCTGATTTTCTCAAGAATCTAACATCTCTCAAAGTTTTGTAAGTGGAagaatttaatcattttattttgtTATTGTTGGTATAAAACATAAGCTTTGACAAAATGTCGTCTTGTAGGAATTTGACTGGTAACAATTTTACTGGATCAATTCCCAGTTCTCTTCTCAAAAGATCAGAAGAGGGTTCACTTATCCTAAGGTCTGTTTTAGTCTGTAATCTCCAGGTTTAGATCTATTCCTCATTATTGAAAGGGATTGGCCATTTTCAAGTATCATAGAGATATATAAGCAAGTTATTTTCCATCATATACTAAGTTCATTATGCTATGATTTTCTATATCATGTATTACCATTTTTTACACCATATAccatacttttaaaattttcaagtaCTATGGTAACCATCTACCAAACAACTTCATGTGATGAACATGCGTGTAACTtgaaggaaaagaaaacacaTTCCATAGAATTTTCCCCCATAGAGATctctatatattattattataggAAGAATCATAATTGCCCCCCTTATGTATCATATATAACATAAATTAGCTAGGTTGGTTCTGCCACTTTTATGTTTGCATTTGGTGATGCATCACTTTCCTACACTTTTATTATCATTCAAGTAGTTAAAAGATCATTTATGCTAACATGTTGCCTATTTCCTAGACAACAGATTAGTTCCTCCAATCTCAATATAAAAGCGTGCTTACAATTTATGAGTCAGTTATGATGAAATCAATCTCCCATACCATTGCAGAATCTGTGCATTGATTTTATTGATACAGAATTTTGACTACAAATCTTGGTTATCCACAAGGATAGAAGTACAAAATAAATATGCATAACAAGAGCATCAACTTGAACATTAACAGTAGGAAGTTGCATATCATACCAGTTCTCTAACCTACCCTACCAGTTCTTTGGCTTATGACTCGTAATTGATGGTAATATTAACTGGTCAGATTGTGAATTCAAGCTTAAAGATTGATGTAGAAGTATTCTGCTTTGATAGAATAGAAGCAATTTATTCTTTTAGAAAAGCGGATGGATTTTGAATATCCAAATTGAACCATGAGATTTTTCTTGTGGCTTTGTAAATGCTAGTTAATCTGTTCTTGCCGGTGGTTGCGATTTATTAATATTGTGATTTGATATGATACAGCTATATTGTTTCGCTGCAAGTTGTAGTAATATATAGGAAGAGGTATACATCATAGTTAATTGAAGTCTTGTGTTTGCTTGAAGCTGGTACTTATGCCAAGCTGAAAAGTTAGAATTTCAATTCTTTGATGGCAATAATATCATTTGTTCTATGCTGAATATTTTCTTGATTTCTATATGCTTTGAATATAGATAAAAGAAACTCTACATTTTCATTAATTAGGTTGTTTATAGATCGGAATCTTTACGCTTTGCATAAAGATAAATGAAATTTTACATTTTCATTAATTAGGTAATATCTAAGCATCAAACTGTGTTGTTTTCTTGAGTAAAGACTTAAATTAcatattagtttttaaaaatttctaaatgcTAGGTTCACCAACCACACAATTCCAGGCAACACTGAGAGTaaaaagaagatgaacacacttgTTATTGTGGTTAGTTGTTGTGCTGTCCTTGGGTTGCTATTGATTCTTATGCTGGCTGGATGGTTTTTTTGGTTGAGAAAAGGGGGAAAAGGTAATACTATTGAGGAGAATCTGTCTCTCTGATTTTTTGTAATGTTTTGTCCAAATTTTTGTAAATTCATCTTGTTCCTTATTTTGTCAAAAGTTTTGGTTGCATCGAATGTGACACGGCATATTGAAGCAACCATAGCTCAGAAAACTGAACATGGACCACATCTGCAAATTGACGGTGGGAAATTCACTTTCAATCATCTGCAAGTAATTACTAACAACTTTGCTCAAGTCATTAGGAAAGGAGCTTTTGCATCATTCTATCTAGGCCATTTGGATGGACTCAAGTTGCAGTCAAAGTGCATTCACGATTTACTTCACAGCAGACCCGAGAATTTGAATTTGAGGTAAATTATTCGGATTATTATGAGTCTTAattttccaaaattggtttcctCTGAAACTACGAATAGTCCATCAAATTCCTCTAGGTTGTTTCAATACATTTCAATTGACAATTACATGTCGATTGTAGGCAAGGTAGTTACTTAGGATTCATCATAGGAATTTTGTTTCTCTTCTGGGTTATTGCAGAAATGAAACTTTTTTAGCTCTTGTTTATGAGTACATGCCCCATGGAAGCCTCAAGATCATCTCCAAGGTCATCTCCATGAAGATTGCATGcataaattaaattacaaaaaatgtttctaaggattttatgtttttattatgtGTAGACATGGATGATTTTTATCTAGGTAAAACAGTTATTGATCAAAAATATGGAGAGTTATACTATGGAAGTGGTAACTTCGTCTCATTACATTAGAACATACATTTTCTATcgtcattatttttattatgttcatgtCAATATGTGAACCTATGACCTCAGGTGACAATTAAAGACAAAATCTTTATCTTGACCAACCTTTCCTAATTTTCTCAACAAAAGCTGCTAAAAATTCACAAATGTTGTAGCAATAAGATGAAGTGTAATAGCATTTAGTGACTAGGCACTTGGATCTTCTCTCTGAAATATGGATTTTGGTGATGATATGATACATGGAGGGACAATTTATCTAGAACCTTGAGTTGGAGAGAACGTCTAATGGtggtaaaaggcgaatacgctcgcccccagcgcccccaccaacccgtcccagggccaacacggagaatGGAGAAGACATCTAATGACTGCATTGGAAGTTGCTCAAGGTCTTCAATGATATTATTCTTCTCTGCCTTTATATATATCTTCTGGCAATTTTTATGTTGTCCTTGCTTCTTTCTTGCTTCAAAAATAATACACGACTTGACTATCTCCACCGAGGATGCCTGCCACCTATAATACATAGAGATTTGAATATGTACTATATTTTTTTAGTTGGAAAACATGAGGCCGAACTAACAGACTATGGGATGTCTAAATCATTCATCCGTCTCAAAATGGTTGGAACCCTAGGATACACTGACCCTgagtatatgtattttttttatatctattttGTGTTTGTTTATCCTATTTAACCGTGATTTGGTTCATGATCAATTAAAAATAGAGATGTTCTTGCACTTTTCTTTGATTGAAAATCACAAAATTTTCCAACGGATGGAGAGAAGTTCTTataagtttgatttttttttttttcagattttaaattaaaGTTGAATTATGCAAGGGAAAAATATTTAGATATTCTTTTGCAACCACTTGTCTTTTCTTTCTATAATATCTGTTTATTCTCAATGGCCCCAAGTGGGAGCAAAACTATTCAGCAGACTTAACAAACATTCTTGATGGAAATGCATAGTCATTTGTATCTTAGCCTCTTAGGGCCGTCATCCAGTATATCCAAACTTTCATTCATCATTATGAATTTGACATATTCATCATTATGAATTTGACATATCCATGTCCATGATAAATTCGAATTGTTTTGTTTGATTGCAAATTGTGTAGATATTTCTAACAAATGGCAACACATGCACTAGGGTAGGCTATCAAATTTGTAGATAAACTCTGAATTATTACAATTCTGATCTAGAAGTACTAGATATTTTTGTCAACTAGCAAGAATGGTGATTGAAATTTGTCCTTTTTGTTATGTTTTCAACCATTCCCTTTTTTCTTGAATTTCACTTCATTATTGTAATATAATTAAGAGTCAAAATTCATTCAAATTGTAGCAAAATACTACTTGGTTTCAGAACAAACTGTTACAGAGATCTAAACTTATTCTCTTGAACTAAtgcaaattgattttttttacatTATTGTAACTACGTTGGAGGCAAAACAGTTTGAGCATTTTCATACCTTAATTTGTTTGGTTTTGGTGATTCTTTGACACTACAAGATCTTTATGATCATCTTCGAATATTCGAGACTTACTGTTAGTCATTGTATGAGGTTCCATATAACTCACCAGCTTACGGAGAAGAGTGACATATATAGCTTCGGAGCAGTGTCCTTTTGGAGCTAATCACTGGCCAACGAGCCATACAGTCCATCAGAAGTAAGGTTCACATTGTTCAATATATGGCATCCTATATTGCCACAGGGAACATCAATGCTGTAGTTGACAATAGATTTCGCGGAGCATTCAGTAACAACAGATCTTGCAATGCAGTGCACAGCAGATACCTCTGCCGATAGGCCAATGATAGTCGACGTTGTGAACGGGCTCAAGGAGTGCATAGGACTTGAGGCTGCGAGTGAGGAAAGCACATACTGGAATATCAAAAGTGAAAGTTCTGTCCAGTTTAGCGCACTTGAGGTAGAAGGGTCGAACCATCACCTAGGTCCAAGATGAATTGAAAATCTCAACTTTCCCTGTATGAGATGCGAGATTCTTCAACAAAGTGTTATCTTGAAATGGTGTGTATTTCTCATTGTGTGGTCTACTATAAGTATTTGGATAAATGGAAGGACTAAATGAATGCTTCTTGGTGTATCGTATTATCATGTGGTTCttgaaaacaaacaaacaaacaaacaataatTCAATCCAGTAAGATGATAAAACCCTTTCTGTAGTTTCTCTTCATTCCAAGCAATGGACAAACATTAATTCTTGGGGCATCATATTATACACATGGATGTATAAAAACGCAAGAGAAATCTCATTGCGAAATAAGTAAAGTGAATATCCTTAGCTGGTATGTTTATTAGATATGAATGGCTTATAAGCCTTTAAGTCTAGTAGTAACATTTCTAGCTTGTAAAAGCCTTTTTCTCTCACTGAGTAAAAGTTCCAGTAGTAACAGAAGTATTCTTGCAGCCCTATTACTAATTCTTATTCTTGCATTCACAACTATTTAATAAATAGGGAAAAGGATAAAGTCTTCAAGTCTGATGAAAATTTGCCAACTGAGGACCATGCAGAACAGGAATATGCACCTTTAACAGAGGAGAGCAAGGATACGGAAGGCACAACCAATGAGActgaagaaaaggaaaaggataagGTTAGCTCAAAAAATAAAGTTCATGCATTTTTGATTATATTGTGATATGTTAAAACAAAATATGGTTTCTATAAAGACCATACTTTACACGTTTATTGTGTCTGCCATTTTTGGTGGTTGGGTTTTCCAAACATGCTGTGAAGTTTGGCTAATGTTCGAAGGTCTAAAAACAGGTTTCCATGGTGAACAACTTGCATGATCCACCTGTTATCTTTGTTGCTTGTGTACACAGTGACGTAGTGTGcggtcaatattttttttttcccttctcatGCTACAAACATTGCAAACGATACTCATATCTCTCTCGTTGTTAGTATTTGAAGTCTATGCCAGCACTAGTTTACTTAGGAGAGTCCTATCCTTTTGTTTCTTGaatgtttgtttatttttctGTTCTGGTATCTCTCTTTGAAAAATTCTCTCAGCGTATTGTACATAGTCAATGGTATAGCGTGTTATTAGTGACATTGTACGGATATTTTAGTGGCCATTGTGTATTCATGTGTTGCTATTCTTTGTGTACGGCGTGCTTTGTGTGGTGCTCTGTTTTAGTTTGTCTTGATTACAATTAAAACACTTAAGTGTGAGAATGATGAAGATATTGTTCATGTGATGATTTCCCTCACTGTCTTAAACATCCTTTTTCCTTTTTGCAAGTtctttttggattcattttgttAGTGTTGAGTTGTCTAAGAAATTCAATCATGTCCATTCCACATCTGGCTTTTCTGAAGTGTAGCTCTTAAGGTGACCGTTACATTCTTTCCTGAAATTTTCACAATGTGTTTCAAAGTGATGGTTCCATTCCTCAAGGTGTGAGTAGCTTTCTTTCCTCTTCAATGTGGGTTGAAAAATGCTGTTGCGCACCTCCATTCACGCGAGATGATGTACTTTTCCAGTGTCCTGTCACTTTGCATATATGAATGTCATGAAGTTTagtttctgtttcttttatacGGCTGATTCAATGGGTCTTGCATGGTAAATCAAATCAATGTATATGCAAGTACTCTTCATGCAGCCTAGAGCTATATTTTATGTGGCAGAATCAAGGTATTGGAGTGATTTTCTTTTGTGCTTCAATACAGGAAGTTACCATACATAATGATAAtatgttaaatttttttgaatattTCATTTAGATTTTTATATATGGGGCCAATCCAAGGGGTCTTGCATCTTTTGTAATAAATGTGACAATTGTGTATGCAAATACTCTATTTCACCCAGCCTAGAACAATTGGATGTGGCAGACTCAAGGTATTGGCATGCTTTTTTTTCCTGTCTTGCTTTTAATTGAGGAATCTACCACACATAGGACATTATATCATTTTGTTCTTCGGTCAGCTTTTGTTAATATTGCTAGGTTATGTACTTTTTGTGTCCATCATTGTTAATCTTGTTGGTGCTCATTTTATTGAAGTCCAGTTTACGACATTAAATTTGTATTCATTATGGTATAATGTTAATTAAGTGcatctattaatttgcaaaagacCTTTAGTCCTTTTGCTCTAACACTCAAGTTCATCAAACCTTGTAGAGCATTACGGAGAGTTTTGTCATAACTGATACTTTGAGTGTTGTTTGCTTATTCCTTGTAGAGCAATATGGAGATCAATGCAGAAAacaatccatgagcattttcttcaCTTCTTCCAATGATCCTAGGTTTTATTTAATGCAAGCAATTGGCTGAACCTCATTAATACTAAAAGATAATATTAGCTGAATAATTGGTGATTTTTATTGATCTTCTATTATTACAAgttaaagtgttttttttttaatgtggaaTTCTGTGAACTAGATAATTTAGAGATGTGACTATTCAACTTAGATTTTCTTGTATTTTTTGATGCCTTATTTACCTTCTTGTGGTATGTCTTTTACTTTTTTGATTCTACCAGtctaattatagaaattaataattaaacAACCTGAATTGTTCAAATTCTATTGTGTAGGAGATGACTTTGGAAGAATATGAGaaaataaaagaggagaaaagaaaacgCTTACTTGCTCTGAAAGCTGAGGAGAGGAGTGGAAGGTTGAAATCGACCAGGATGTACAGGCAATGCAGTTGCTGGCAACAAAAAAAGAAATGGACCCTATGTTTTTTGTTAAGTTGGTATGCCTGCCTGCTGCCAAGACCTTTATCCCCAAATTTTCCTACTTCATCACTTTTCCACATAATCATTCTTTACAATTTCTCAAACAATTCATCTTTCAGGGTTCTGACAAGGATATAGGGAAAGGAAAAGACAATGCTGATCGCAATGAAAAGAGCAGAAAGGTATTACTTTTCTCATTTGATGTTATTGTTCTTAAAACTTCTCTCCTTTTCTCACTAATGGTCCTTGTTAGCCCTTGAGCATGAATGAGTTCTTCAAGACTGGCGATGGCAAACGGTACTACAGTTCAGGTGGCCGAGGACAGGGAAGAGGACGGTGCACCTTTCGGTAGTGGTTTTGGAGTTAGGGACACAAACTATATCACCAAAGCCCCTATAGAATATAGAAAGCGCAAGctgtatatatttaaaatattctatttttggtaATATAAAATATACTATAATATTATTTCTTGTAAGACAAGAAATCCTCTTGTATATGTACCCATCTTATGGGATGAATCGAGTAATAGAATAAAAAATATTACCGTCTACATGGTCTCAGGGCAAGGTTCAATTCTTTGAACTTAGTttgaattttttctttttttttctttttttttttatcctcgaATCCTTGAATCTCAAATCTGAATTCCCCAATGGACGGATCTGTAATTGATGATACTCAATCATCCTCACAAATCATTCATCACTACACACAACTAGACAACTTTGCGTTTCCATCATATGGGCTTCCCTCGTGCGGATGTGTATTGGAGCACGAGGAAAGATAGATTATTTAACTGGCGAAAAATCTGAACCCTATATGAATTCTCCAGGATATGAAGTTTAGACCACAGATAATGAAAAGGTAAAAAGTTGCTTATTGATTCCATGAAGACCTCTCTTATGAACCGATATATTCATCTTCCTACTGCAAAAGATATTTGGGAAACTATGGAGAAAACTTTTTATGATGATTTTGAAGAAACTCAAATCTTT encodes the following:
- the LOC122040780 gene encoding probable LRR receptor-like serine/threonine-protein kinase At1g05700 produces the protein MLYFRDLSDNILTGEVPDFLKNLTSLKVLNLTGNNFTGSIPSSLLKRSEEGSLILRFTNHTIPGNTESKKKMNTLVIVVSCCAVLGLLLILMLAGWFFWLRKGGKVLVASNVTRHIEATIAQKTEHGPHLQIDGGKFTFNHLQVITNNFAQVIRKGAFASFYLGHLDGLKLQSKCIHDLLHSRPENLNLREKDKVFKSDENLPTEDHAEQEYAPLTEESKDTEGTTNETEEKEKDKEMTLEEYEKIKEEKRKRLLALKAEERSGRLKSTRMYRQCSCWQQKKKWTLCFLLSWVLTRI
- the LOC122040779 gene encoding putative serine/threonine-protein kinase-like protein CCR3, which gives rise to MERRSSPFDQAGPSDRAGPSSFNDRPVEFSFEELAAATNNFSWENIIGGGSFGTVYKGKLIDRRKVAIKRKEWMPRTNSQNKERVFQSVVDSLSLLRHKNVIGLVGYCKEEEELLLVYEYMKNGTLYDYLHPKNGEESGALNSWKSRITVLLDAAQGIKFVHSFTEPQIIHRDITSLNILLDANWVARLSGFSFAGPESEEELWAPSNVGYMDPENYCFNLQSDVYSFGIVMLEVLTGRKAMEYDDWKPINIVEHAMPLLEAGKLLDARVGQPLQHEAKAVEQVLNIAVSCVGKAHLRPSMTDIVFNLESALVSLQ